Proteins encoded by one window of Nasonia vitripennis strain AsymCx chromosome 5, Nvit_psr_1.1, whole genome shotgun sequence:
- the LOC107981190 gene encoding uncharacterized protein LOC107981190 yields the protein MSSDDEIFRLWQKAIPNGNSLRKHHRICELHFKKDEVEKEFIHVLPDGSRYTLPKDKCSLKKGSVPSIFPLIEKETNAEDRQPVCCAVVSVEVNYLPKAIGACIRNEIVKKAAENTEYLRSISQENVVLENNGNSRSYEITLDKTFKRQCLDETAIEPAKELTYSAEINFTPTIADSCRQHGTLHDLAGTLRESEPPAANAQFQTICNDLIKNPQAIPLPATWIPQVISTGQPCIMWAEWKKQYSGIYKRIILFPDMSVKIYIEECLISIAQINKVEDVDDINELISFVVQTVFPCQKIDGIKAPTCPGYIVTKISAPGPKLSTCTDCTILRQNRKKILTATDQIRKLREFRRRRTFQSRNYKRNKNRMIKKIADLKDKVQSLKSKCAMADGKAVQKACESLPEGQRTAVQACLNASKVKDKRGIRYTNQWIYECLLLRIKSRKTYNHLRNHNILALPSLQTLNRYMRVIKSSYGVDAKTLDVLKTKVESMAQSDVHGKLYFNHCMREYVMKPLCLGSNRVTVSMSLRSLSAAIIICCFLCI from the exons ATGAGTTCAGAC GATGAAATTTTTCGTTTATGGCAAAAAGCTATTCCAAACGGCAATTCGTTGCGAAAGCACCATCGCATTTGTGaacttcattttaaaaaagatgAAGTCGAGAAAGAATTCATCCACGTTCTTCCCGATGGCAGTAGATATACATTGCCAAAGGATAAATGTTCCCTAAAAAAAGGTTCGGTGCCGTCTATTTTTCCATTAATTGAGAAAGAAACCAATGCAGAAGATCGACAACCAGTATGCTGTGCTGTAGTCTCTGTAGAAGTTAATTATTTGCCGAAAGCAATTGGTGCATGCA TAAGAAATGAAATAGTTAAAAAAGCTGCAGAAAATACGGAATATTTACGAAGTATTAGCCAAGAGAATGTAGTCCTTGAAAATAACGGAAATTCACGAAGTTATGAGATTACACTAG acAAAACGTTTAAAAGACAATGTTTAGACGAAACTGCAATTGAGCCTGCGAAAGAATTAACGTATAGCGCTGAAATCAATT TTACACCAACAATTGCGGATAGTTGTCGGCAACATGGTACACTGCACGATCTTGCTGGTACTTTACGTGAATCGGAACCTCCTGCGGCGAATGCACAGTTTCAAACAATCTGTAATGATCTCATCAAAAATCCTCAAGCAATTCCTTTACCTGCAACGTGGATTCCACAGGTAATAAGTACTGGACAACCATGCATAATGTGGGCGGAATGGAAAAAACAATACAGTGGAATATATAAACGTATCATCCTTTTTCCGGATATGAGTGTAAAA ATTTACATCGAAGAATGTCTTATTTCTATCGCCCAAATCAACAAAGTGGAAGATGTCGATGATATTAATGAATTAATATCCTTTGTTGTTCAGACAGTGTTTCCTTGCCAGAAAATTGACGGCATaaa AGCACCGACTTGCCCTGGGTATATTGTAACGAAGATTTCTGCACCTGGTCCAAAATTAAGTACATGCACGGATTGCACAATTCTACGACAGAATCGAAAGAAGATACTTACTGCTACTGATCAGATTCGCAAGCTTAGAGAATTCCGCAGAAGGCGTACGTTCCAAAGTCGtaattataaaagaaacaaaaatagaATGATAAAAAAG ATTGCTGATCTGAAAGATAAAGTGCAAAGTCTGAAAAGTAAATGCGCTATGGCAGATGGGAAAGCAGTACAAAAAGCTTGTGAGTCGTTACCCGAAGGCCAACGGACTGCCGTGCAAGCATGTCTTAACGCATCAAAAGTAAAAGATAAAAGAGGTATTAGGTATACAAACCAATGGATATATGAGTGCCTTCTATTAAGAATTAAGAGTCGAAAAACGTACAATCATTTACGCAATCATAATATATTAGCGTTGCCATCTTTACAAACATTAAATCGCTATATGAGAGTAATAAAAAGTTCTTATGGTGTCGATGCAAAAACTTTGGATGTTTTGAAGACAAAAGTCGAGTCCATGGCTCAATCAGATGTACATGGTAAGTTATATTTTAATCACTGCATGCGTGAATATGTAATGAAACCTCTGTGCTTAGGCTCTAACAGAGTAACAGTTTCAATGTCTTTACGATCGTTATCGGcggctataattatttgctgctttttatgtatttaa